The following proteins are co-located in the Vigna angularis cultivar LongXiaoDou No.4 chromosome 2, ASM1680809v1, whole genome shotgun sequence genome:
- the LOC108348012 gene encoding probable protein phosphatase 2C 65, with the protein MHLSVTFIRLCFTLNSDPSYLSTKKKFFFLFSLASFLPNIIWVFPGFFRGALVFFIGNCCDWVANMGGCCSHEVSVRGKVESEIDDREYECDHENHESYERGGALVRLIGSSKCVSMHTQQGQKGVNQDAMTVWEDFAGEKDVIFCGVFDGHGPLGHKVSQFIRDNLPSKLSAAIEISQQKTIKFYDATDAETASFEDGYDDGNQMSLASWEGCFLKSFDEMDEHLAREINTDSYCSGCTAVTLIKQGDQLIVGNLGDSRAVLCTRDRDQLVAVQLTVDLKPEIPSETSRIVNCEGRVFAAEEEPDVYRIWMPDDDCPGLAMSRAFGDFCLKDYGLISVPDVFYRKITPQDQFVVLATDGIWDVLTNHEVISIVASAPRRSIAAKLLVKRAVKAWRYKYPGSKVDDCAAICLFLNEQPVQSNSQSHMSRQNRKSSKNLHHSKTTRNEDTETVDGKVGLEIDEEWKALGGYSRANSLSKLPRLARGMSKRQSSKYYSPR; encoded by the exons ATGCATTTGTCCGTCACCTTTATACGCCTCTGCTTCACACTGAATTCTGACCCTTCATATctttctacaaaaaaaaaattcttctttcttttctccctCGCTTCTTTTCTCCCGAATATCATCTGGGTATTCCCTGGATTTTTCAGGGGTGCCCTTGTTTTCTTCATCGGAAATTGCTGTGACTGGGTTGCAAACATGGGAGGCTGTTGCAGCCACGAAGTTTCGGTTCGAGGGAAGGTGGAAAGCGAGATAGATGATAGAGAATATGAGTGTGATCATGAAAATCACGAGTCTTATGAACGTGGTGGAGCATTGGTGAGACTAATAGGATCTTCCAAGTGTGTTTCAATGCACACCCAACAGGGCCAGAAAGGTGTGAACCAAGATGCAATGACAGTTTGGGAG GACTTCGCAGGAGAAAAGGATGTGATTTTTTGTGGTGTGTTCGATGGCCATGGTCCTCTAGGCCACAAGGTTTCACAATTTATTCGTGACAATCTGCCCTCAAAACTGTCTGCAGCAATCGAAATTTCACAACAGAAAACAATAAAGTTTTATGATGCCACTGATGCAGAAACTGCTAGTTTTGAAGATGGCTACGATGACGGTAACCAGATGTCCCTTGCTTCATGGGAGGGATGCTTTCTGAAATCCTTTGATGAGATGGATGAGCACCTTGCTCGGGAAATTAACACTGACAGCTATTGCAGTGGTTGCACCGCTGTGACTTTAATTAAACAG GGCGACCAGCTGATAGTTGGCAATTTGGGTGATTCTCGTGCAGTTCTTTGCACAAGGGACAGGGACCAACTCGTTGCTGTTCAACTCACTGTTGACTTGAAACCAGAAATTCCAA GTGAAACCTCTAGAATCGTTAACTGTGAAGGAAGAGTGTTTGCAGCAGAAGAAGAACCAGATGTGTACAGAATATGGATGCCTGATGATGACTGCCCTGGACTGGCCATGTCAAGAGCCTTTGGGGACTTTTGCCTCAAAGATTATGGCCTCATATCAGTTCCTGATGTATTTTACAGAAAAATTACCCCACAAGATCAATTTGTGGTTTTGGCAACTGATGGG ATATGGGATGTGCTCACTAACCATGAAGTAATAAGCATAGTTGCTTCAGCACCAAGGAGGTCCATCGCAGCCAAGTTGTTAGTGAAGCGTGCTGTAAAAGCTTGGAGATACAAATATCCTGGTTCCAAGGTTGATGATTGTGCTGCCATATGTTTGTTTTTGAATGAACAACCTGTTCAATCCAACTCACAATCCCATATGAGTAGACAAAATAGAAAGAGCAGCAAGAACTTGCATCACTCTAAAACCACTAGAAATGAAGACACTGAAACAGTGGATGGCAAGGTTGGGTTGGAAATAGATGAAGAATGGAAAGCTCTTGGAGGGTATTCGAGAGCAAACTCTTTGTCAAAACTTCCACGCCTTGCCAGGGGTATGAGTAAACGGCAATCGTCCAAGTACTATTCACCGCGTTGA
- the LOC108348013 gene encoding aldose reductase isoform X1, translated as MTQVVKPHEPKTQAFTLLSGHTIPAVGLGTWKSGSEAANSVFTAIIDAGYRHIDTASQYGVQKEVGQALQAAMKAGVERKDLFVTSKLWCTDLTPERVRPALNNTLQELQLDYLDLYLQIHWPFRLKDGASRPPGPGDVLEFDMEGVWREMEKLVEEKLVRDIGICNFTLAKLEKLLSIAQIMPSVCQMEMHPGWRNDKMLAVCKKNDIHVTAYSPLGSSNSGTNLTKDQTVDRIANKSHKNPGQVLVKWAIQRGTSVIPKSVKPDRIMENVSVFNWELPAKDFKALSRMQEQRRVLDGEPVFVNKSDGPFKSAADLWDHED; from the exons ATGACACAAGTTGTTAAGCCACATGAACCGAAGACACAGGCGTTTACACTTTTGAGTGGTCATACCATACCAGCTGTTGGATTGGGGACATGGAAGTCTGGTTCAGAGGCAGCCAATTCTGTCTTCACTGCCATTATTGAT GCTGGTTATAGACACATAGACACTGCTTCGCAGTATGGAGTTCAAAAAGAA GTTGGACAAGCACTCCAGGCAGCCATGAAAGCAGGAGTGGAAAGGAAGGATCTATTTGTCACCTCCAAACTATG GTGCACTGACTTGACCCCTGAAAGGGTTAGACCTGCTCTCAACAATACCCTTCAAGAACTCCAACTTGACTACCTTGATCTTTACTTG CAGATTCATTGGCCATTTCGTCTAAAAGATGGGGCCAGCAGACCCCCAGGACCAGGAGATGTTTTAGAGTTTGACATGGAAGGGGTGTGGAGAGAAATGGAGAAGCTTGTGGAGGAAAAGCTTGTCAGAGACATTGGAATCTGCAATTTCACTCTAGCAAAGCTTGAAAAGCTGCTGAGCATTGCTCAAATAATGCCTTCTGTCTGCCAG ATGGAAATGCATCCTGGATGGAGAAATGATAAGATGCTTGCGGTTTGCAAGAAGAATGACATCCATGTCACT GCTTACTCTCCACTGGGCTCATCAAACAGTGGGACGAATCTGACCAAAGATCAAACGGTTGATAGGATAGCTAACAAATCTCACAAGAACCCAGGGCAGGTGCTGGTGAAGTGGGCCATCCAGAGAGGGACAAGTGTCATCCCCAAATCAGTCAAGCCAGACAGGATCATGGAGAATGTCAGTGTCTTCAATTGGGAACTTCCAGCAAAAGATTTTAAGGCCCTTAGCAGGATGCAGGAGCAG AGAAGAGTTCTGGACGGTGAACCGGTCTTTGTGAACAAGAGCGATGGTCCATTTAAGAGTGCGGCGGATTTATGGGACCATGAAGATTAG
- the LOC108348013 gene encoding aldose reductase isoform X2, whose product MTQVVKPHEPKTQAFTLLSGHTIPAVGLGTWKSGSEAANSVFTAIIDAGYRHIDTASQYGVQKEVGQALQAAMKAGVERKDLFVTSKLWCTDLTPERVRPALNNTLQELQLDYLDLYLIHWPFRLKDGASRPPGPGDVLEFDMEGVWREMEKLVEEKLVRDIGICNFTLAKLEKLLSIAQIMPSVCQMEMHPGWRNDKMLAVCKKNDIHVTAYSPLGSSNSGTNLTKDQTVDRIANKSHKNPGQVLVKWAIQRGTSVIPKSVKPDRIMENVSVFNWELPAKDFKALSRMQEQRRVLDGEPVFVNKSDGPFKSAADLWDHED is encoded by the exons ATGACACAAGTTGTTAAGCCACATGAACCGAAGACACAGGCGTTTACACTTTTGAGTGGTCATACCATACCAGCTGTTGGATTGGGGACATGGAAGTCTGGTTCAGAGGCAGCCAATTCTGTCTTCACTGCCATTATTGAT GCTGGTTATAGACACATAGACACTGCTTCGCAGTATGGAGTTCAAAAAGAA GTTGGACAAGCACTCCAGGCAGCCATGAAAGCAGGAGTGGAAAGGAAGGATCTATTTGTCACCTCCAAACTATG GTGCACTGACTTGACCCCTGAAAGGGTTAGACCTGCTCTCAACAATACCCTTCAAGAACTCCAACTTGACTACCTTGATCTTTACTTG ATTCATTGGCCATTTCGTCTAAAAGATGGGGCCAGCAGACCCCCAGGACCAGGAGATGTTTTAGAGTTTGACATGGAAGGGGTGTGGAGAGAAATGGAGAAGCTTGTGGAGGAAAAGCTTGTCAGAGACATTGGAATCTGCAATTTCACTCTAGCAAAGCTTGAAAAGCTGCTGAGCATTGCTCAAATAATGCCTTCTGTCTGCCAG ATGGAAATGCATCCTGGATGGAGAAATGATAAGATGCTTGCGGTTTGCAAGAAGAATGACATCCATGTCACT GCTTACTCTCCACTGGGCTCATCAAACAGTGGGACGAATCTGACCAAAGATCAAACGGTTGATAGGATAGCTAACAAATCTCACAAGAACCCAGGGCAGGTGCTGGTGAAGTGGGCCATCCAGAGAGGGACAAGTGTCATCCCCAAATCAGTCAAGCCAGACAGGATCATGGAGAATGTCAGTGTCTTCAATTGGGAACTTCCAGCAAAAGATTTTAAGGCCCTTAGCAGGATGCAGGAGCAG AGAAGAGTTCTGGACGGTGAACCGGTCTTTGTGAACAAGAGCGATGGTCCATTTAAGAGTGCGGCGGATTTATGGGACCATGAAGATTAG